Genomic segment of Candoia aspera isolate rCanAsp1 chromosome 2, rCanAsp1.hap2, whole genome shotgun sequence:
ATTTTGCTCCTCAAGGGGGGGACACCCCTGCCCAACCTCTTCAGCGAGGGAGACCCACAGGCTGAAACCAGCCTCTTCTCAAATGGGGAGGGGTCCTCCTGACCCTGAGCTGACAGCCCCACCCAGCTGGCCCAGCAGGGCAAAAGGTTCAGCACACCCCCAGTGGCGTTTGCACCAACAACCCCCTCGGCCACACGGGAGCCACTGCCTGCCAGCTGCACTGGAAGGATGAGTCAGGTTGGGGGGTCGTGTCTGGCTCAGGGCCTCCGGAGACCCTCAGACACGGTTTGCTTCAGCCCCAAGGGAAGCTGGTGCGCCAGAGGGATGCACTGCACTTCCGGATTTGGCAGGAGGGCAACCCCAGACCTATCTGGGGAGATATGTGGGGGGTACGTTTGCCCAACCCCCGAGCCATGGAGAAGCCAACATTTGAGCACTGTGCAAGGTGGGCACACGGTGGGGGAGGATTTTTAGGGTGGGTTCACCCCACAAGTGTTATTACTACTTTATTTCAATTATTGCAGGGCTTTCAGCGATCAAACAAGGCAACCATCCAACCGAGGCAGCAGCCGGCGCCCCCCGAACGGACCCCGATCGCCCCTCAGCGACAGGACCCCAAAGAGGGGAGGGCGCCACGCCAGCCGGGCTTCGGGCGCCACCCCGATCGCCACCCCGGGAGCAGCGTGGGAGGCGCTGCACCGGCTGCACTTCCGCCTAACGGCGCAACCCCGTCGcgagggcggggcggggcggggcgggagaGACGAGGCGGCGGGGGGCGGGGCTCCGTCAGGTCGTGTTGCGGACGCGACAGGAAGCAGGTAGGGCGGTGCTCCGCAGGCCCAACGAGGCCAGCGGCGGGCAGCGGCGAGCCGGGCGCGCAGGGATCCCGCAGCGGCGGGGGGCGGATACGGGGGGCTCCCGTCGGGGGACCGGGGGACAGGCCGTCCGCCGAAGGCAGACCTGCGGGACCCCTCGCCGCCGCCCGCCCCATGCAGGGGCGGAGGGGCGCCCCCCCGCGCCTGCAGATGGCCACGGGCGCCTGCGGGGTAAGCGCCGCTTCCGGGGAGTGGCTGGGCGGCCCCAGGGCTTCGCGGATCCCCGCGCCGACCTCCCCttctctgccccccaccccgcaggtggTGCTGCTCTCCCTGTTGATGGTCCCGGCGCTGCAGCGGCTCTCCCGGTGCCTCTTCTCCATGGCCGCGGGGTCCCATGTCCCAGGCAGCCTCTCGGCGGCCTTCGTCACCTGCCCCAACGAGACGGTGGCCAAGGACATCGCCAGGTGGGGCAGaggcggggagggggcgggggcgACTGGGGCCCTGGGGCCTCAACCCCGGGCCTGTCCTGAGCGTCTCTCCGGGTCTGCCCGCAGGGCTTTGGTGGAGAAGCAGCTGGCGGCCTGCGTGAACATCGTCCCCCGGGTCACGTCCATGTGAGTTTCGCCTCGCGGGCCGCGCGCAGATTAGGGGGGCCGCGCTCGGGCCGGCGGTTGCGTCCCAGACTCAGTTGCGCCCGCCGTGGGCCCACGTCTCTTGCAGCTACCAGTGGAAGGGGGCGATTGAGGAGGACACCGAGGTGCTGTTGGTGAGTGGGGCCGTGCAGGCTGGACAGAGGGCAGGGAGGAGCAAGGGGACTCTTCCTTTCCCCAGGAGGCCCTTACCCCCAAGGGGGAGAGAATGCCCCATCCATTTTTCTGAGTGGCTGCTCTGGGGGAGAGCAGCCTTGCACCCCCAACGTTTTACTCTCCTGCAACCCACAAAACTAGAGGTCCCACCCAGGGGCCTTCCCCGGGGACTGCCGAAGAACTGGCTCCTCCAGGCCCTCACCCTTTCCCCTGTTGCCTCTGCCCCGGCCCCTCAGCTGGTCTACCCAGTGGATCCAACTCCTGAATCCTCCTGACCCACCGAATCTCGGGAGCACCCAAGGGGCTTGGTTTGCACAACCGAGGGGGCCAGAAACCCCAACTCGGTCAACGCAAAGCATGACAGACTTTTGTACGTGGCACCAGCAGCCACCAACGCAGCAGGGACTTTTTGGAGGTCACATTTTGGCCTAGGAACTGGGGAGGGGGTTCTGCGGGGTGCATTCCCCTCCCCCGTGGCCAGCCTCACAGGCGCCTGCCCGCAGATTTGGGGGTCCCTCACTCCTGCCTTCTCCCGCCAGATGATCAAAACACGCAGTTCCCGGGTCCCGGCGCTGGCAGAGTATGTCCGGTAAGGCAGagcccccctcccttcccccccacaGTGGATGGTGGGCAGCAGCACCCGGTGTCTACATCACCTTCCCCCTTGGCTTGCAGGTCAGTGCATCCCTACGAAGTGGCTGAGGTGATCGCTGTGCCCATCCAGCAGGGAAACCCCCCCTACTTGCAGTGGGTTGAAGAGGCCGTGCTCCCAGACTGAGAGGACATGGGGCGATCAGCCAGCCTGTCCCAACAATAAAGCCCACCCCTGGGCCCGAGACCGTGACACTTCGCCTTCGTCTGGGTTACTTGTCCAGGGGAGCCCCGGAGGCCTCACCGTGTCTTGTGGGCCCAGCTCCAGAGAAGGGCCTGGTGTCCCCTCTGCAGCTGCAGTCCGGCGGGGCCCCCCAAGAATAACTCGCGGCAGCCGAATCTCACTGAAGCTGTTTATTGGGCCTCTGGCTTGGAACAGGTGGGGGAGCGGCGGCAACCTCAATGAAATTGGCgaagtggggggaggaggaaggcagCCCCCGGGAAGCGATGCCCTGTCCCTCTCATCAGGCCTCCTAAAACTTGACtaagaaacagtaaaaaaataaaccaaactcAAGCTTCGCTCCAGAGGAGGATGAGGGCGGCTGGCAGGGCGGCAGTGGCGGTGCAGCAGTAGCGAGCGCGGAGTGGGGGCAGGAAGGCGGCGGGGCCCTCCAGCCTGGGACCCTTCCCCAGGTCCTGGCTGCCCTCCCTCGTGCAGAGAGTGGGGGCCCGCGTGGTTCCAGATCAGGGTTCGTGCTCAGCTGGGAGTCTGTTGGCCTCAGAGCTAGAAAACGCCTCCCCCGTCCCATTCCACCAGGTATTGGACGGTGCCATCAGTGGTAATGCGCCGCGCCAGGATGCGAACGGCCTCCCCCCGCGCCAGGCGGCCCATTGCCCCAAAATAGCTGCTGCTGGCCGGGGCGCAGAGGGCGGAGGGCACTGTTTGGGgcgggggagggggtggggaCACGGCTTGGCGTTTCGGGGGAGGCACTGGGCAGGGCAAGAACGTGGGGTCAGGCCGCTCCGGACTCTGCTGCTCTGCGGCGGGGGTGGCTGCAGCGCAAGGGTCAAGGGGGGGCTCGCTGCTCCTGCTGCAAGGGAAGAGGGGGCGGGTTAGTGCCAGAATCCCCAGAAGGCTGAGAACCACTGCCCCCTCCCACCGCCAAGGGCCAGTGGCACAGCCGATGAGGAGCAGAGACCAGCTTGAAGGAGCCCCCAAGGTGCTTCCCAGCTGGCAAGAGGAGGAAGGGTGGGCCTGGGCTGATCTCTGCCCTCGGTGCACCTCAAGGCCCGTGCCCTATCAGCTGTTGAGGTTTACTGGGCTTCCCATTCAGAACGCAGCCAGCCTGTGGCAGCTTCAGCACCCTGCTGGGCATTAGCAGGGTTGGACCGAGTGAGGACAAACAGCCCAGGCTGCTTCAGTTGCCTTTCTCCCCAGGTGGGGTGCAGGCCCTGTGAAAGGGCTCCAGGAAGGCCATGTCCAGGGAATGGAAGGGATAAACCTGCTACAGATGCCAGCAGAAGAGGGCCGGGTGGTAGCGCTGGGCACTTCTCACCTCCTACTGGACTGGCAGGACAGCCCCAGCTCCATGCCCCAACCTACGGATGGCACTTGGGCAGAAGATCCTCTACGGATTTCTCTTGGCCGGCTCAACCTCGAGCCCCCTTTGAGGCCCTCCCCGAGGAGAGCCAGGCCGCATGTAAATTGGGCCCCTCGCACCCTAGGCTACAGCTCAGCAAAGGGTTACGAGTAGAAGGGGCCCGGGGCAGCCATGGACCCCATACCCGGTGGTACAAAGAAAGGGTTGAGCTGCTTGCACCCCCTGGGAAAAGCCGTCCCTTCTGTAGCCCGCCCTCCCTTCCCTTTATATGGGGAGGTGGTGTTACTCCTGTTTTTATGGGCAGGGGTGGTCCCACGTGAGGTGTGGTGGGCTTGCAAGGCCTCTTGGGCTCAGGGCGTTTGCTCTTCGCAGGGGAGCCCCTCAGGATGCCTCTTGATAGCACTTTGGGCGGGAGGCTGACTGCCAGCaaccctccatcttgggccttgCACCCAGCCCGTGAGCAATCGTTCAGGGGGCCTCTGAGTGGAAAGGGGGCCCCGGGGCCATGCCAGCCCGCATCCTGCTACTGCAGCCAGACTCCTGCATGCAATGCAGGACAGCCCCTGAGCACACACCAGATGTACCCCCGGGGCCAAATGGCACATCCCCATCAGGATCTTCCGCCCCCCCCTCCCCTGCGGGGTCCCCAGGGAAGCAGAGTGGTGGCACCAAAAGCTGTTCTGAGTCAGCACTGCCCTGCTTACCTCAAGGTCCCTGCGGTGTTGGCGGAGGGATGGAAGGAGGCGAACATCCGGATTGGGGCGCTGTAGGGAGAGGGCAGACAGTCAAGCAGGAGCCAGCCAGGTGGATGCCCCTGCCCCTCGCCCCATGGCTGCAGGCTCACCTGTCCTGGCAGCGGGCATCGGTGTGGCGGAAGTTGTATGTGCTGCAGGTGCCGCCGTAGCCGCCGTAGCTCTGGTTAGGGCTGACTGGACTCTGCACCACCTCCTGTGCAACGGAGGAGTGCTTgaggggcagtgggggggggcaagcatGGCCCCTCCTCCCCAGATGGATGGCACTCCGCCCCCCACTTACCTGAGCGAGGGCCCTGTCCAGCCGCTCCCTCTCCTTGGCGCTGCGCTGTTGCTCCATGTGCGAGGCGGCTGCCGCCGGGTCCCTCAGGCCTGGATGACGGCGCCTGTCCCTCCTGCGCGCGAGCCCCTTCCCACGCCTGCCCTGCCCTGAAAGCAAGCTGTAAGGGGCCCTCCTTATCTGTGCAGCACGGAGGGGGGCTGGGGGGAAGAAGCCTCGGGGCAGCTTCCTTCTCTCCCCAGGCCCACAGCTTCGGAGGAGACCAGCGGGGTGGAGAGGGCTCCTGCTCACCTGCTCCCAGAGATGAGGGGTGGCCCAGGACTCTCTGGGGCCTGAGGGGCGGGAGGTGGGACACGCAGGTGCAGCCCGAAGAGGCCCTTGCGCTTCTTGATCTCCTTCCCAGAGATGAATCTGTggatggaaggaaaggaggaaagggggAACCCACTGGTGTGGCTCCTTCCAGCTGGTGAGGCAGGCATCTTGGCCGCAGCCCCAACTGCTGTGGTGCCAAGGGGGAGAATAACCGCTTCTGGGGCCCCGTCAGGTAACGCTGTTTGATTGGCAAGACCCAGAGTGCAGTGAACAGGACGCACAGCAACGGTGGTGCAAGAGATCTGCATTGTCTGAACCTGAAGAGGAAGGTGCTTTGCATCTGGGGTGGTTGAAAACCTAAAAGCTGCACTCACCCAGACCCATctgaaccatggtttaccaaAACACCCCCATTTTTTGCATTTGCTCCAACTTGGCTACTGAATTGACTAATTCTGCAGGGTCGCCCAATACATTGAGCCATAAACTCAACAAGTTGGCTTTTTTCCTtacataaaaaaaaccctaagtttAAAGCTGACTAAATATGGTTTTAGCGTAGCTCATAAAGTTTGTGAATGATTTGGTTAAGTCACTGTGCCAACAAATCTCGCCCCATTGGCTGGATGTGCCACATCTGGGTTTGTGGATGCCTCAGCGCAGGGACAAACCTCAAGGGTGGGCATTTCTAAGTTAGGATTATGCCCTGCTGCAGCGTCCAGAGATGCCCACCTAATTCAGATACAAGCGGGTTAACTTGCTTTCAGGCCctgtggctggatttgcacaaagcAATTAAATTAGCCCATTTTCGGGGCTCAAACAATATAGCAAAATTTTAGCAAAACCAAGTGGGCTGAGCTTGTAAATCAGGCTAAACCCCGAAAGACTAACCAGTTTAGGATGCTGTGTAAATGTAGTACCTTCAACTGACCTGCTTTAGTGTGACGTGGTAGTGTCAACTGAGCAAGGCCTACCTGTCCTTGTGGCTGGTCAGGGCGCTCAGCAGCTGGCTGTACCGTTCCCCTTTGGGTGTCTCAGAGAGCTGCAGTGCCCAAGAAGAAGGGACAAGGGTAATAATAAATAACCCTACCCATAACCCCATGGTCTCCCCAGCCTTACCTCCCAAGTGGACACATTGCAGGGCCAAGGAAAAGGATCAGGTTTAGCCAAGGGAACAACCCTGCCCATAACACTATGTTCCTCCCAGGATGGACACATTGTTGAGCCAATGAGAAGACCATGGTCAGCCAAAGGGAACAACCCTGCCCATAAGACCATGTTCTTCCCAGACCTGGCTGTGCTACCTGGGGTGCGTATAACGTGTTTCCCTGCTTCCAAGCGAACAGCATTGGTTCTTATCCAAAGGCCACTGGGGACCGAACGGGGGTTTGCCATTCTGTGGGGATGACTGAGGCTCTGTAAACAGCTGTGTTTACACCAGTAACAGGCAATCTACAGGAGCTCCAGCTCCCCACCTGTCTTTGGGTTCCTTCCACCCCAGCACCATTTTTTTGCTGCCGCAATGCAGTGCCAAAGGACCCAAGCACGGAGCGTAGTTTCAAGCTGTATTTGGGGCAGGGGTAGGTAACAGCCCCAACTTGCTTCTCAGTGGCTGCAAGCGCCCCTCTGTTGGCCCCTCACAAAATGTTGATGAGCATGCAAGAACATGTTGCCCGTGACTCTTCAAGATGTCAGAAGCCAAGCTGCAACCTGCAACCCATCCACGCCTGCCACGATGCAAGCCAAGAGATCACCCCTCCCCCTTTAAGCTACCCTTGCTTTCCTTCAGCCAGCACCCGCCCCCCCCCGGCCGTTCTCTGACCTCTCCCAGCAGGAGGCTGTCCCAGTTCTCGCTGGCAAAAGGCAGAATTTCTCGCTCAAAATCAAAGTATTTCTTCTTGCAGCAGATGCTGAGATGGTAGAGGATGAGGTGGGCCACATCCACCCTGCAACGCACACATGCCTACGTCAGAGACATCTGCAGCCCAAGGCCAGGTTCAAAGCCAGGCCTGCagcgcccccccaccccagccaagAGCTGAAAGGCGAGCGGGCAGAGTGGCTTTCTGTGAAGCTCCCGGCGAACCAGGCTTAGTGTGCTGCAAAAGGGCTCTCCACGGTAGGGGCCCCACTCAGGTCAGGGCTGGGTCCTCTGCCCAGTTTGCTCCATCTACTCAGCTCCCGGAGCCAGCTGGTTCTACATGGCAGACCAACCCAGATGGGATGTGGGCTTCATATGACATGTGAACCCTGCCAAAAACGGCACCCCCAAATTGGCGTATTTCTTCTGACGTGCAAGAAGCTTGTCTTTTTCTAACCTTAGTTACTTTTTTTGTGGCTTAGGCATCGGAAAAAAAGAGCCAGGTTTCTCTACGGGGGCATAAAATCAGGAATCCAgtggcaccttttccaactaaccgaTCTTATGAAATCAGGAAATTGTTTAGCCAGAAAAGGTGCCAACAGATCTCTGATTTGCAGCTCAGTGTATCGCAAACCCATTCCTTGCCCCTCTTTCTCCTGGCACAGTGGCAGTAAACCATCACAGACGCTGGCAACCCAGCTGCGACAAGCAATGGGCCCCAAAGCCAGAGTGAGCGGTTGCCGGCTGGCTGTTGTGGACTTTGACAGAGGAAGGCTGAAGGCGGGAAGTGCTCTCTGCCAGCCGGGGGCGGACTGGCCTCGGGATCCAGAAGAAAACCTTGGGGCAGACGCAGGCCCCGCCCTGGCGACGTTGGATTGTGTAGGAGGCAGGTGAGGTCCCCAAGAGGCTCAGCCGGAGGAGCGCCTGGGGCCCGTCTGCATGAGTGCAAGCTCAccccaggctgctgctgctgctgctgtttttctgaCGCATGTACTGTGCCAAGCTCAGAGGCCACAGGAGCCCAGCCCAATGCCCTGCCCTGGTTCCAAGGTGGAGTGGCAGTGAATGCCAGTTGGGAATCTGAAGAGCATCCTGGGACCCTTTGGCTTGTGGGCCTCCCCCAGTATCAATGCTCCCCGGCCAGTTCGCAGCCCCACATGGTGCAGGGGGAGGGTCCTGGGGCCACCCCGTCCTCACCCCGCAGCAAGGCCGTGCCTGCCTGACTGCCCCGCGAGCCACGCCCCAGTGACAGCCTCCAAGACTCACCAACGCAGGGGCAGGCGCCGAACGCTCTCGGGCCCTCGGGTGCAGACACAGCACTCAAAGACGTAGAACCTGCCAGGGGGAGAGGTTAGTGGTGCTTGGTGGGCCCCCACCCCCGTCTCTGAGGGCCGGGGACTCACCTGTCCCCGTAGAGGAGGGGCTTGCTCAGACACTGGGTGCAGGCCTCGTGGAACCACTGGCCGCATCGGGAGCACTGCAGCATTTTGAGGTTCCACCTGGGCCGGGCGGAAAACAGAAGAGTCAGACTAAGGCCAGCTGTGCATCTGGGGGCCTCGTACCCATGTCTTTGGGACAAGAGGCCCTTGCCTCTCCCAACCTACAGCCTGGGGCtctcctggtggtcccccatccaagcacTGACCCTGCTCAGCCTTTCTGGATCACCCAAAGTTGGCCCCCAGCCGGGCTCCCATCCTGACAGGGCGGCCGGCCAACCCGTCTGACCCCCCGCCGGGCTCACGCACGCACTCACTCGCCGGGGCCTCCGCAGTAGCAGTAGCATTGCTGCCGGTTGGTGAGGTGCTCAGCGTCCCAGTCAAGCGCCTTCAGCTGGTAAGGCAGCACCAACTTCATGCCCAGCATGGCTTTGGCATATGGCCCCTTCTTGAGGGCCCCACCCCGCTGcagggagacaggaggaagacggGAGACCCCTCTGGTGGAGGCCCGGCTGGGGGGCCAGTGCACCCGGCAAGACCCCCCCACCAGGAAGGGGAGACAGCCCAGGGCCAAGAGGAGCTTGTCGCTCGGGGCGAGAGGACTGGCCGAACCTGCCTCACCTTGGTGGCCACCGCAAAGACGCACTGCCGACATGTCCAAGCAGCCTCGCCAAGCACGCGGGGCAGGTGGCACTCCTGGTGGTAGGCTGCGCAGGAGCACAGAGGAAGATTAAAGGGGGTGCAAGGGACCAACCCCCTCCACCCCTGGGCTGTGGTGGCACTCACCATGGCTGCACTTCTCACACCTCACCAGGCGATTTTCAGGGCT
This window contains:
- the CUTA gene encoding protein CutA isoform X1 translates to MQGRRGAPPRLQMATGACGVVLLSLLMVPALQRLSRCLFSMAAGSHVPGSLSAAFVTCPNETVAKDIARALVEKQLAACVNIVPRVTSIYQWKGAIEEDTEVLLMIKTRSSRVPALAEYVRSVHPYEVAEVIAVPIQQGNPPYLQWVEEAVLPD
- the CUTA gene encoding protein CutA isoform X2; protein product: MVPALQRLSRCLFSMAAGSHVPGSLSAAFVTCPNETVAKDIARALVEKQLAACVNIVPRVTSIYQWKGAIEEDTEVLLMIKTRSSRVPALAEYVRSVHPYEVAEVIAVPIQQGNPPYLQWVEEAVLPD
- the PHF1 gene encoding PHD finger protein 1; translated protein: MASEPAAAPAARGTRSSARLTSGPWKRPARAAACAPPGPGAAPAGWPRFWEGQDVLARWTDGLLYLGTIKKVDPLRQVCLVQFEDDSQFLVLWKDINPAAIPGEEPSCCVCRSEASSPENRLVRCEKCSHAYHQECHLPRVLGEAAWTCRQCVFAVATKRGGALKKGPYAKAMLGMKLVLPYQLKALDWDAEHLTNRQQCYCYCGGPGEWNLKMLQCSRCGQWFHEACTQCLSKPLLYGDRFYVFECCVCTRGPESVRRLPLRWVDVAHLILYHLSICCKKKYFDFEREILPFASENWDSLLLGELSETPKGERYSQLLSALTSHKDRFISGKEIKKRKGLFGLHLRVPPPAPQAPESPGPPLISGSSLLSGQGRRGKGLARRRDRRRHPGLRDPAAAASHMEQQRSAKERERLDRALAQEVVQSPVSPNQSYGGYGGTCSTYNFRHTDARCQDSAPIRMFASFHPSANTAGTLSRSSEPPLDPCAAATPAAEQQSPERPDPTFLPCPVPPPKRQAVSPPPPPPQTVPSALCAPASSSYFGAMGRLARGEAVRILARRITTDGTVQYLVEWDGGGVF